Proteins encoded in a region of the Wenzhouxiangella sp. XN201 genome:
- a CDS encoding phospholipase D-like domain-containing protein, producing MLLVAYLGTAAWHQIKPLPEGLNVAGPWRPAAAVRFHADSTWLDAEGRQHNERKIFDAAFDMIERAESLVVSDFFLVNRFAGKAGDGYRPLSDELVNAMTTERRTHDTLKAVLLTDPFNDLYDGVQQPLFAELEQAGVDVIETELRRLRDPNPLWSSAWRICCQWFGNGHRGGWLPNPVGEGKVTLRTYLTMFNFKANHRKTLVVDGERGPEALVTSANPHDASSRHDNIAIAFDGPAVSDLLATERAVVHFSTGREPDWPALSLDSPRSLVAEVRILTEAAIRDAALAMIDSTGAGDSLDLLMFYLSHREIIESMIDAHERGAAIRVLLDPNEDAFGRKKNGIPNRQVAWELHEAGIPVRWCNTRGEQCHGKMLVVRPKTGLDRVLGGSANFTRRNLDNFNLETNVELRMDPDTEAMQAIVGFFDERWSNTPDRIHSLPYDRYADHSRLRYWQYRIMEATGLSTF from the coding sequence GTGCTGCTAGTGGCCTATCTGGGAACGGCTGCGTGGCACCAGATCAAGCCCCTGCCGGAAGGCCTCAACGTGGCGGGTCCGTGGCGCCCGGCCGCCGCCGTGCGCTTCCACGCGGATTCGACCTGGCTGGATGCCGAAGGCCGGCAGCATAACGAGCGCAAGATATTCGATGCGGCCTTCGACATGATTGAACGGGCCGAGAGTCTTGTGGTGAGTGACTTTTTCCTGGTCAACCGATTTGCCGGCAAGGCCGGAGATGGCTACCGCCCCCTCTCCGACGAATTGGTCAATGCCATGACAACCGAGCGGCGGACTCACGACACCCTGAAAGCGGTGCTGCTCACCGACCCGTTCAACGACCTCTACGACGGCGTACAGCAACCGCTGTTCGCCGAGCTGGAGCAGGCCGGCGTCGACGTCATCGAAACGGAGCTGAGGCGCCTGCGCGATCCCAATCCGCTTTGGTCCTCGGCTTGGCGTATCTGCTGTCAGTGGTTCGGCAACGGTCATCGCGGCGGCTGGCTACCCAATCCCGTCGGTGAGGGAAAGGTCACGCTGAGAACCTACCTGACCATGTTCAATTTCAAGGCCAATCACCGCAAGACCCTGGTGGTGGACGGTGAGCGCGGCCCCGAGGCGCTGGTCACCTCGGCTAATCCACACGATGCCAGCAGCCGGCACGACAATATCGCCATAGCTTTCGACGGACCCGCCGTGAGCGATCTTCTGGCGACCGAGCGTGCCGTTGTCCATTTTTCGACCGGTCGCGAACCCGACTGGCCGGCGCTATCCCTCGATTCGCCCCGGTCCCTAGTGGCCGAGGTTCGTATCCTGACCGAGGCGGCCATTCGCGATGCCGCGCTGGCCATGATCGATTCAACGGGAGCCGGCGATTCGCTCGACTTGCTGATGTTTTATCTGTCGCACCGTGAAATCATCGAATCGATGATCGACGCCCACGAGCGGGGCGCCGCCATCCGAGTCCTGCTCGATCCCAATGAGGACGCTTTCGGACGCAAGAAGAATGGCATACCCAATCGCCAGGTTGCGTGGGAGTTGCACGAGGCAGGTATTCCGGTGCGCTGGTGCAACACAAGGGGAGAGCAGTGCCACGGAAAGATGCTCGTCGTGCGGCCCAAAACCGGGCTCGATCGAGTCCTGGGGGGCTCGGCCAACTTCACCCGGCGAAACCTGGATAACTTCAATCTCGAAACCAACGTTGAGCTGCGTATGGACCCCGACACCGAAGCCATGCAGGCGATCGTGGGCTTTTTCGATGAGCGCTGGTCGAACACCCCGGACCGAATTCACAGCCTGCCCTATGACCGATATGCCGACCACTCCCGGCTACGTTACTGGCAATATCGCATCATGGAAGCAACAGGCCTGTCGACGTTTTGA
- a CDS encoding L-2-amino-thiazoline-4-carboxylic acid hydrolase, producing MAKSDQTPFKWRLSRRILSIVVSRASRRVLVNRTLIDTEGRHLRWLAPEVKRFVTALDADAEELRPGAALETLPSFGNRLMVELAICTAAADRVLRGFGITPDCTRQVVADLGWDVYRRMLSLSSLPVRLITRDPGRRLRWTVRMLLRFPFNAPGAPGYAVEYRADGEDYLTHFTHCPPQSYLRRLSEETKDPHALEAFRASWCLYDWPGADIIAGDGRRGHYRRRQTLSHGDPVCDMCWIARATRERGARIRSLRTPASDDPALQPPHRERPGCRPDSAPPADP from the coding sequence ATGGCGAAATCGGACCAGACCCCATTCAAATGGCGACTCAGTCGCCGCATCCTGAGCATCGTCGTCTCGCGCGCGAGCCGGCGGGTGCTTGTGAATCGCACCCTGATCGATACCGAGGGACGCCATCTGCGCTGGCTCGCCCCGGAGGTAAAACGCTTCGTTACGGCCCTGGACGCCGATGCCGAAGAACTCCGTCCAGGCGCCGCGCTGGAGACACTGCCCAGTTTCGGCAACCGGCTGATGGTCGAATTGGCAATCTGCACTGCAGCCGCTGACCGAGTGCTCCGCGGCTTCGGGATCACCCCCGACTGCACCCGGCAGGTCGTAGCGGACCTCGGATGGGACGTTTATCGGCGAATGCTGTCCTTGAGCTCGCTTCCCGTGCGCCTGATCACGCGCGATCCCGGCCGACGGCTGCGCTGGACAGTCCGGATGCTGCTGCGCTTCCCTTTCAATGCGCCGGGCGCACCCGGCTACGCCGTCGAGTACCGTGCCGATGGTGAAGATTATCTAACCCATTTCACCCATTGCCCGCCGCAATCCTACCTGCGCCGGCTGAGCGAGGAGACGAAGGACCCCCATGCGCTGGAAGCATTCAGGGCGAGCTGGTGCCTGTACGACTGGCCCGGCGCCGACATCATTGCCGGCGACGGCCGCCGCGGCCACTATCGGCGGAGACAAACCCTGTCACATGGCGATCCAGTCTGCGACATGTGCTGGATAGCGCGGGCCACCCGAGAGAGGGGAGCCCGGATCAGATCGCTTCGAACACCTGCGTCAGACGATCCCGCACTTCAGCCGCCACATCGTGAACGGCCGGGTTGTCGACCAGATTCAGCACCGCCTGCGGATCCATGA
- a CDS encoding DUF302 domain-containing protein: MNNEFSFGKTVQLEFDKAVEAVTDALEDQGFGVLTEIDVQATLRKKLDKETRPYRILGACNPELAHRALSAEPQIGVLLPCNVVVREGEDGQVHVEFMDPQAVLNLVDNPAVHDVAAEVRDRLTQVFEAI, encoded by the coding sequence ATGAATAATGAATTCAGTTTCGGCAAGACGGTCCAGTTGGAGTTCGACAAGGCAGTCGAGGCGGTGACCGATGCACTCGAAGATCAGGGGTTCGGTGTGTTGACCGAAATCGACGTCCAGGCCACTTTGAGGAAGAAGCTGGACAAAGAAACGCGTCCCTATCGGATTCTCGGTGCCTGCAACCCTGAACTGGCGCACCGCGCATTGTCGGCGGAGCCGCAGATCGGGGTCCTGCTACCGTGCAACGTTGTCGTGCGGGAAGGTGAGGATGGCCAGGTCCATGTTGAATTCATGGATCCGCAGGCGGTGCTGAATCTGGTCGACAACCCGGCCGTTCACGATGTGGCGGCTGAAGTGCGGGATCGTCTGACGCAGGTGTTCGAAGCGATCTGA